Proteins found in one Zea mays cultivar B73 chromosome 1, Zm-B73-REFERENCE-NAM-5.0, whole genome shotgun sequence genomic segment:
- the LOC103640716 gene encoding transcription factor MYC2 yields MMDRHMEDDSSTFLQWAMNHLQHPAAATAVSAAYQQQDGGAGVGVRISGGAGDQEDSAAAFPSLQALRASQPQAVPGSVRVRNLTVQVADYGLTNSSSSGDSPGAAMDHDAAAGWSPHTARSRTTGLGGGSNSRPVSWNFSAASAQPADDRGAVGVALPDAPAAVARAQQRAASSAGRRGGGAGPSTAAAPASSPGPVQDHIIAERRRREKINQRFIELSTVIPGLKKMDKATILGDAVKYVRELQEKVKGLEEEGGAGGSGGIQSAVLVKKQLPPEDDAMASSHGGSGDHGGDGGGMPLPEIEARLSERSVLLLRIHCYSARGLLVRVISEVEQMQLSITHTNVMPLRKRSPKWGRLVDRS; encoded by the exons ATGATGGATCGACATATGGAGGACGACTCGAGCACGTTCCTCCAGTGGGCAATGAACCATCTCCAGCACCCGGCCGCCGCCACCGCGGTTTCCGCCGCATACCAGCAGCAGGACGGCGGCGCCGGTGTTGGTGTCCGCATCAGCGGCGGCGCCGGAGACCAGGAGGACTCCGCCGCCGCCTTCCCGTCGCTCCAGGCGCTCCGCGCATCCCAGCCACAGGCCGTGCCCGGCAGCGTCCGAGTCCGGAACCTGACGGTGCAGGTGGCTGACTACGGCCTGACCAACAGCAGCAGCTCCGGCGACAGCCCCGGCGCAGCCATGGACCACGACGCGGCGGCCGGGTGGTCCCCCCACACCGCGCGCTCCAGGACCACGGGCctcggcggcggcagcaacagcaGGCCGGTCAGCTGGAACTTCAGCGCCGCGTCTGCGCAGCCAGCGGACGACCGCGGCGCCGTCGGCGTCGCGCTGCCGGACGCCCCGGCGGCGGTCGCGAGGGCGCAACAACGTGCTGCGTCGTCTGCGGGGAGGAGAGGGGGCGGCGCGGGCCCATCCACTGCTGCTGCGCCGGCATCGTCGCCGGGGCCGGTGCAGGACCACATCATCGCCGAGAGACGGCGCAGGGAGAAGATCAACCAGCGCTTTATCGAGCTCTCCACCGTCATCCCCGGCCTCAAAAAG ATGGACAAGGCGACCATCCTTGGGGACGCGGTGAAGTACGTGAGGGAGCTGCAGGAGAAGGTGAAGGGGCTCGAGGAGGAAGGAGGCGCCGGTGGCAGCGGCGGCATCCAGTCGGCGGTGCTCGTCAAGAAGCAGCTGCCGCCGGAGGACGACGCCATGGCGAGCAGCCATGGCGGTAGCGGCGACCACGGTGGCGATGGCGGCGGTATGCCGCTCCCGGAGATCGAGGCACGGCTGTCGGAGAGGAGCGTGCTGCTGCTGCGGATCCACTGCTACAGCGCCAGGGGGCTGCTGGTGAGGGTGATCTCGGAGGTGGAGCAGATGCAGCTGTCCATCACCCACACCAACGtcatgcccttgcgaaagcgctcaccgaagtggggtcgcttggtggatcgaagctga